In a genomic window of Flammeovirga agarivorans:
- a CDS encoding MotA/TolQ/ExbB proton channel family protein — protein sequence MKRVFALLMFFCALTLGIAQSYAQDETTEEATTEQVAEETTSAAVTEISGDEVAQVEELSFTQAVKQKFIEGGWEFMGAVLLTLILGLAIAIERVITLSLSTTNTKKLLVKVEEALSNGGVETALDVTKATRGPVASIFTQGLMRASEGIEMVEKSVVAYGSVEMGKLERGLPWISLFIAMAPMLGFMGTVIGMIGAFDAIEAAGDISPSLVAGGIKVALLTTVAGLIVGVILQVFYNYCVSTIDGIVLEMEDASVSLIDILVKHKLSAN from the coding sequence ATGAAAAGAGTATTCGCGTTATTGATGTTTTTCTGTGCATTGACTTTAGGTATCGCACAGTCTTATGCGCAAGATGAAACAACTGAAGAAGCTACTACAGAACAAGTAGCTGAAGAGACAACATCTGCAGCAGTTACTGAAATTTCAGGTGACGAAGTAGCACAAGTTGAAGAATTATCTTTCACTCAAGCAGTGAAACAAAAATTCATCGAAGGTGGTTGGGAATTCATGGGAGCTGTATTGCTTACATTAATCCTTGGTTTAGCAATCGCTATCGAGCGTGTGATTACATTATCACTTTCAACTACAAACACTAAAAAATTATTAGTTAAAGTTGAAGAGGCTTTATCTAATGGTGGTGTTGAAACAGCTTTAGATGTAACTAAAGCTACTCGTGGTCCAGTTGCTTCAATCTTCACGCAAGGTTTAATGAGAGCTTCTGAAGGTATCGAAATGGTTGAGAAATCAGTTGTTGCTTACGGTTCAGTAGAAATGGGTAAATTAGAAAGAGGTTTACCTTGGATCTCATTATTTATCGCTATGGCACCAATGTTAGGTTTCATGGGTACGGTAATCGGTATGATCGGTGCATTCGACGCAATCGAAGCAGCTGGTGATATTTCTCCTTCGCTTGTAGCAGGTGGTATTAAAGTAGCCCTACTTACTACAGTAGCTGGTCTAATCGTAGGTGTAATTCTTCAAGTATTCTACAACTACTGTGTATCAACTATCGACGGTATCGTATTAGAAATGGAAGATGCTTCAGTTTCTTTAATCGATATCTTAGTGAAACACAAATTGTCTGCTAACTAG
- a CDS encoding asparaginase, with translation MSTRTYFKTVNINSTGPNTSDTSILLIYTGGTIGMDRHPETGSLIPFDFEKIIDAVPELRAFDFELTVISLDPLIDSSDVTSQHWVQLGTIIEEFYEDFDGFVILHGTDTMAYTASALSFMLDGVHKPIILTGSQLPIGEKRTDARENLMSALEIASERHESGEMLVQEVCICFNSKLLRGNRSKKSQNFNFTAFRSYNYPSLAEAGIFIEYKRDMFWKDPINGPVRSMKEINANVMLLKIFPGMHKEMIAHMLKQPQLQGVILESYGSGNIPSSGWFIELIEEIVKKGVIVVNISQCTGGTVMQGHYATSAKLNKIGVLSGKDMTTEAALTKLMCLLTKYKDSERVKELIGIPLKGELTL, from the coding sequence ATGTCAACAAGAACTTACTTTAAAACTGTAAATATCAATTCTACAGGTCCTAACACTTCCGATACATCGATTCTTTTGATTTATACAGGAGGAACAATTGGTATGGATAGACACCCAGAAACAGGGAGTCTAATACCATTTGATTTCGAAAAAATTATTGATGCTGTTCCTGAGTTAAGAGCATTTGATTTTGAATTAACGGTCATTTCATTAGACCCATTAATTGACTCGTCAGATGTTACGTCACAGCATTGGGTACAGTTAGGAACTATTATAGAAGAGTTTTATGAAGACTTTGATGGCTTTGTAATACTTCATGGAACAGACACTATGGCCTATACTGCTTCGGCATTAAGTTTTATGTTAGATGGAGTACATAAGCCTATCATACTTACAGGTTCTCAGTTACCGATTGGAGAGAAGAGGACAGATGCTAGAGAAAACTTAATGTCAGCTTTAGAAATAGCATCCGAGCGTCATGAATCGGGTGAGATGTTGGTTCAGGAGGTATGTATTTGTTTTAACAGTAAGTTATTAAGAGGTAACCGTTCTAAAAAGTCACAGAATTTTAATTTTACGGCATTCCGTTCTTATAATTATCCATCCTTAGCGGAAGCAGGAATTTTTATAGAATACAAACGAGACATGTTTTGGAAAGATCCGATCAATGGTCCGGTCAGATCCATGAAAGAGATCAATGCCAATGTAATGTTATTGAAGATATTCCCTGGTATGCATAAAGAGATGATAGCTCATATGCTAAAACAACCTCAATTACAGGGTGTCATTCTAGAATCATATGGATCAGGAAACATTCCATCGTCTGGTTGGTTTATAGAGTTGATTGAAGAAATCGTAAAGAAAGGGGTTATTGTTGTCAACATTTCTCAGTGTACTGGTGGAACTGTAATGCAAGGACACTACGCCACAAGTGCCAAGCTGAATAAGATCGGTGTTTTGAGTGGGAAGGATATGACCACTGAAGCAGCCTTAACAAAGTTAATGTGTCTGTTAACAAAGTATAAAGATTCAGAAAGGGTTAAAGAGTTGATAGGCATACCTTTAAAAGGAGAATTGACACTATAA
- a CDS encoding TatD family hydrolase — MIDTHAHIYSDKFKEDIDNVLASAFDNGLKHILMPNIDHTSIDGMLALEDKYSSQCLSMMGLHPCHVDKNFEKELYIVEDWLNKRKFVAVGEMGLDLYWDKTFKEQQIEAFKIQAELAKKHQLPLVIHARDAMTETIELLEELACDELFGVLHCFTGTLEEANRIIDVNFKLGIGGVVTFKNGGLDKVVPHVDLKHMVLETDSPYLAPKPFRGKRNQPLYTTYVCDRVADLLGISGAEVEEATDRNAYDLFDIENYLSK, encoded by the coding sequence ATGATAGACACTCACGCTCATATATATTCAGACAAATTTAAAGAAGATATCGACAATGTTTTAGCTTCAGCATTTGATAATGGACTGAAACATATATTAATGCCAAATATCGACCATACCTCTATAGACGGAATGTTGGCTTTGGAGGATAAATATTCTTCACAATGTTTGTCAATGATGGGTTTGCATCCTTGTCATGTTGATAAAAATTTTGAAAAAGAATTATATATCGTTGAAGATTGGTTGAATAAGAGAAAGTTTGTTGCTGTTGGAGAAATGGGTCTAGATCTGTATTGGGATAAGACTTTTAAAGAACAACAAATTGAAGCTTTTAAGATTCAGGCAGAATTGGCAAAGAAACACCAACTACCTTTAGTTATTCATGCTAGAGACGCAATGACAGAAACGATAGAGTTATTAGAAGAATTAGCCTGTGATGAACTTTTTGGAGTCTTGCATTGCTTCACTGGTACTCTTGAGGAAGCGAACAGAATTATTGATGTAAACTTCAAACTTGGAATTGGTGGTGTTGTCACTTTTAAAAATGGAGGTCTGGATAAAGTAGTGCCACATGTGGATTTGAAACATATGGTATTAGAGACAGACAGCCCTTACTTAGCACCTAAACCATTTAGAGGGAAAAGAAACCAACCTTTGTATACTACTTATGTATGTGATAGGGTTGCTGACTTATTAGGCATAAGCGGAGCAGAAGTAGAAGAAGCTACTGACCGCAATGCATATGATTTATTTGACATAGAAAACTACCTTTCAAAATAA